A genomic region of Lytechinus pictus isolate F3 Inbred chromosome 2, Lp3.0, whole genome shotgun sequence contains the following coding sequences:
- the LOC129254473 gene encoding gamma-aminobutyric acid receptor-associated protein-like 2, giving the protein MKWEFKEEHSEDHRTSESSKIRFKYPERIPVIVQKAPKSQIPDIDKRKFLIPADITVAQFMWIIRKRIQLPAEKAIFLFVGKVLPQSSATMGQIYQEHRDSDGFLYVAYSGENTFGAPLL; this is encoded by the exons ATGAAGTGGGAGTTCAAAGAGGAACATTCGGAAG ACCACAGGACATCAGAGTCCTCCAAGATCCGATTCAAGTATCCAGAAAGGATTCCCGTCATCGTCCAGAAAGCGCCAAAGTCCCAGATCCCTGACATTGACAAAAGGAAATTCCTGATTCCTGCCGACATCACAGTGGCCCAGTTTATGTGGATAATCAGAAAGAGGATACAGCTGCCTGCTGAAAAGGccatctttttatttgttggCAAAGTACTCCCACAGTCAAG TGCTACTATGGGCCAGATCTACCAGGAGCACAGGGATTCGGATGGATTCCTCTACGTTGCCTACAGCGGGGAGAACACCTTTGGAGCTCCCTTACTATGA